Genomic window (Mobula birostris isolate sMobBir1 chromosome 20, sMobBir1.hap1, whole genome shotgun sequence):
GAATGTCCTGCAGTTACTGCGGGAGAAGGACTGGATGGACACAGTGGAGTGGTTCTCTGAGCAAACAGTCCAGACCATCTGGcagaatgcctcatcaccagatctcaccaacaggcaccaagaccttagCTGCCTGGCGGCGAGAGGAGCCTCCCAGTCTGATCCTTGCTGCATGCCCGGAGATCACTCCCACAGCGCGCTGCCCCAAGATTACTGCAGTGGAGACGAGACGGTCACTCACCTCTTTGCGGACTGTGGGCTGGTGAAGATatgtggagaaagatgcaagggcctgtgttacagcagctgcgtgacagaaggGTCACTGATCTTCGGGCTGTTTCCAGGACGCACAGGAAAACGGACAgcaagtgctgctggaagatcatcaacttGGAGAAAGACGCCCGAAACTTGTTGGTCTGCCATGACATCGAGATGTCCGGAGAGCAGGGGTTCAGAACCTGGGGTCCAAGGTTAATGGAATTCGTCTTTGGTATAAAATGTTTGGGAATCCCTGTCGTggaggaatgctgccgactggcacattccagacTGCAGGGAAACCATTGAAACTATAGAGAACCTCTAGTACTGGACCGGGAGGGGCCGGGTTGGCTGAGGAAGCCTCTCAGTTATTGTAGGACTGAGAcatccccggggggggggggggagggggggtgcacATGAGCGACAACAGTCCTATCGTTTTTTTACGAATGTAAAACACTAAACACCGCATAGACAACAAATGCAAATTCTTTGGGGAAAAGCATTGCACGTTTTATCATTCTAATTATTTTATATAAAGCTTACTTTGATAGGAAGCTTTATATAAAATAATGTAGCGGACAATCGCGGTACTGCAGGGGATCAGCAGCTCCCCGAAAGTGAAATCATTCTGAATCAGGAAGTGCCGCGAGTTAACATGGCTTCGAAAGGACAGGTCGAGAGTTTAACCGAGGAGGTAATTTGTTCCATCTGCCTGGATTTCTTCACCGATCCGGTGTCACTGGAGTGTGGACACAACTTCTGTCGCTCTTGTATCACACGGTGTTGGGAAAGGGCGgagagaaactcctgcccggaatgtaGAGAGGTGTTTGCTGACCGCATCTTCAGGGTCAATCGGGCCTTGGCAAATCTGGCTGAAAAATTTCGAAatctaaacctgaatctgaaagggaaggaaagtaaagttcactgcgaggaacatgaggaagaactgaaGCTGTTTTGTGAAACGGACAAGACACTGATCTGTCTGATCTGTGCAGTGGCGGAGGAACACAGAGAGCACCGCTTCAAGCCGATTAAAGAAGCTGTTAAAATCTACATGGTAAAAATTAACGTTAATTTAATACTTAACACATTTCCTTTCTCCTACATGCCATCACACGAGCCTCCGtaaccaacacatcattctctgcaacctccgccatctccaacgggattctAGCATCTATCCGTCCCACAGCCCATCCCACACCCCACAACTCCCGGCTCTCTATACGGATCGCCCTCTACGTACTGTACCACCCTTATCCACTCGCTCGTCCCCACTGATGTCCCTCCTGGCTCTGACACCTGGAAgagggacaagtgctacacccgaCTCCTAACCCCCTCCCTTGTCACCATTCAGGCCCCAAACAGCCCCAGTTCCTCCCGTTTCTTCCATGGTCGATTGTCCTCTCgtatcagaatccttcttcttcagctctttgcctcttccacctgtcccctctcagcttctcacttcatcacctccCCCACGTCCCCCATCACGTTGTCTCACCCGTCACCTATCAGCTGGTTctcatccccaacctttttactctggcttctgccccattcctgcccagtcctagtgaagggtctcatcccgaaacgtcgactgttttttTTGCCCTGGATACAGTGgcttgcaaaagtttgggcactcctggtcaaaatttctgttcctgtgaatagctaagcgagtaaaaatgaacagatttccaaaaggcatgaagttaaagatgacacatttctttaatattttaagcaagaaatgtttttatttccatcttttacagtttcaaaataataaaaaaggaaaagggcccaaagcaaaagtttgggcaccctgcatagtcagtacttagtaacaccccctttggcaggtatcacagcttgtaaacactttctgtagccagctgagtctttcatttcatgtttgggggatttttgcacATTctaccttgcaaaaggcttcaagttctgagagattcttgggccgtcctgcatgcactgctcttttgagttctacccacagattctcaatgatgttttggtcggggggactgtgagggccatggcaaaatcttcagcttgcgccccttgaggtagtccattgtggattttgaggtgcgtttaggttcattatcctgttgtagaagccatcctcttttcagcttttttacagacggtgtgacatttgcttccagaatttgctggtatttaattaaattcatttccccctctaccagtaaatgtttcccagaccactggctgcaacacaagcccaaaacatgatcAGTCCACCCCCGTGCTGAACAGTTGgaaaggggttcttttcatgaaatcctgcaccctcttttgctccaaacatacctttgctcattgtggccagaaAGTTCTATTCAAAGAGTTTACAGAACATCCAaacaaacctgatgcattttggaaacaagtcctgtggactgatgaatttaAATTAGTACCTTTAGGCCGCAATgttattgttattttgaaactgcaaaaTATGGAAACAAAAAAACATTTTTTGCTTAGAACATTAAAGAaatctgtcatctttaactttatgcgttttggaaatcagttcatcttttactcgtttagctattctcagtaaaagaaattttgaccggggtgcccagacttttgcatgccactgtagatgctgagttcctctggcattttgtgtgcggtAGTCGCGTTTGATCCCCTGTTTCTTTTGTTCtacctttttttttctatttcttatgctctcTGACTTCCAGGATCAGCTAAAATCTTCCTTAGAATCTCTCACAAAAAAGAAATCAGACTTCCAGGAAAAGGAGCAGCaacagaaagagaagatttcCGGAGTCCGGGTGAGGTTTCCTGAGCGGATTTTCTGATATTACTGTATACTTTTGCTCCCTTTAATGCAGAATAGCAGAATATCGCAGCTCTAGTGAttcgggttcaatcctgacctctggtactgtctgtgtggagtttgcatgctcttcctgtgaccacgACAGTTTCAGACACATCCCAAGGACATGCTGGATGAATGGTTAATTACAATTAACCCTGTGAAGGTGGGGGAGATTGTATGTGAATCAGGTGGGAGTTAATAGGTCAATAAGGGAGGTTTCAGGAAAACGTGAGGGAATGGGGTTGACGGGAATGATTCAGAAGCATGAACATTAATGGACCGAATGGTCACCTTAACGTCATGAGGAAATACAGACAACAATATAGTAAATTAATCTTCACCTTTCATTCGACAGGAACAGTCACAAAGCGTTCAGACCCACATCACGTCTCAGTTTGCAGAACTGCGCCAGATTATCACTGAGAAAGAGCAGAGTTTACTCAGGGATCTCagggaggaagaggagaggaTTCTAAATCGAATGGAGAAAAATATTCGAGAGATTCAAGAGAATATCGGGTTGATTCAGGAGGAAATCTCAAAGTTAAAGGAACAGATGGATCAAAAAGACAGTGTGATATTTCTCAAGGTGAGGGATTATATTTCAATTTGTTCCTGTCAAAGGGCATGAAATGAACAGTGGTATATTTGAAATAAACACAGCACAGTGGCCAGTTCTAACAAATCAATTGCCGCTGCAGGCAACCTCACACAGATTGTTATACTTGAATGACGCACCCTCCAATCACTCCAATGATGATGTTCCAAAATGTCTAAGATATGTATTCAATCCTCTATTAGCAACGTACAATCTAGAAGCGATGAATCTTAAGCATTATAAATCGTAAATTAAGCTGCAACGTATCGTTCAACAAAGATATGACATCCGTCCGTCCCCAGCTCAAAACTTTTGAGAACAAAGTTCGAATATGTAACTTATTTGGTTCGCTTTTCCCACGCCCCCACTCACATGACgtgttaccataataaacacgtAACACAGAATACACTGCAGACAGAAAACAGGTGCATTGCTCCTACACACAGCATTTACAAATGGCAGTAAACTGTTTCACCAGACAATTGATGAAACTATTCAGGGTTGTTGTTGTCCCAGAACTGGACTTCCACAACTTCTGTACATCCCAGGACAGAATGTAATCTGCTCTGAAATTATTTGCTCTGAAAATAACACAGAGTTGCAGACTGTGTCCTTAATTACCTGTTAAATATCCTCTAAATCTCACATTAACACCCAGTTCCAATCACAGGCTGTGAGTGTGTCTGATGTGGTGGGTGTGAGGGTCTCTCTGTCAATCACTGAGAACAAAGAATGTGACCCACACATCAGACTTATCCTCAATATCCAGTTTCCATCAGATTAGGGAAACATTCACTGTTTCTTTACTTTCTCGGATAAACTTCATACAGAATAATATCCCATTCTCCATcataaacaggccattcggtccatcttcTCCGATCTGCTTCCCTGCTAAACAAACCTCCTCCCACCTACTCACCATACCCAGCAACAGTGCCCGAACTCCCTGGTCCCTCGTGTTCATCCAGTTTCCCCATGACATTCAATCTCTGCTGTTCCGCTTCAATCACTCCTGTGCTTGTGAGTTCCACGTGCTCTTCACTAAATTTCTTATGGGATTTTTTAAGATCCATCTGCCCATAAATAGATATACTTTCTCCACATGCACACAATCAAATCCATCATTGATCTTAAATTGCTCCATCTTATCACCCTGACGTCTTATCCAGATGAAAATGCGCAACCCGTCCTGTCTTTCCTGTAAGTTTCATCCTCTCAGTAATGATCTAATTTTCAGAAACCTTTCCTGTAATTtaacccctggttctgtattgtctgtgtgtgtgaatgactgcaggagtgggaattttcaacccctggttctgcattgtttgtgtgtgtgagtgactgcaggagtgggaattttcaacccctggttctgtattgtctgtgtgtgtgagtgactgcaggagtgggaattttcaacccctggttctgtattgtctgtgtgtgtgagtgactgtgggagtgggaattttcaacaccTTGTAATGGTTTGGATGAAATTCAGGATGTCGATAGTCTCAGTCTATTCAGATTTGTGTTTTATTTCTTTCAGGAGGAAGCTCATCGGAACAGGAGGTAGGACATGCTCTTTACTGAAACCCTGTATGGATTTGTAAAATAGTTTAGAATAGCAGTTTATCACCATCAGTTTATTATTTACAGGATTAATGATGATGTCCCGgaattgtcagtgacagatgaggcCCTACCGGTTGAAAAATTTGATCACCTCTATTTGCTGAACACAGTGCTGAGAGAAACACTTGATGCCATTAATCGAGGTAAAACTTACAAAAATTCATTTCTTCTTGTTTGTGAGATCACAATTAATTTCAAATTTGAGGCAAAGATTACTGTAATATTGGGTTGAAGTGGAACTGAAGTCTATTCCACATCAACCCCaccgactggggggggggggcgtcactGTCACATGGTCAGCTGGAGATGTCAGACCCCTGAACACACCAGCACAGAGCCACAATACAACCAATACACAGGACTGGCCGATGAACCACTGTGTCCCGATCCCAGGCACACTGCACTAACACGCCAAGACATGAGTTTGAATCCTACCAGAGGAGCTGGGAAATTAATACTGACTTGATGATATTGTAGGGAATAAAAGCGGGCATCAGTGTGATCACCGGGCTTGTCAGAAAAATACACAAGTCCTTCGTGCGCTGTGAGTGCAGACTCTGAATGATGCAGGTCTCCCTCCTTCTGGATTGGCAACTCTCACTGTTGTTCGAGGgaaaagaggggagtggtagtgattgGGGACTCAgtcgggaacagacaggagaatctgtggatgtgaacgggacacccgaatggtatgttgcctcctaggtgccagaatCAGGGATGCTTCGGGTCGTGTCTGCAGCATTTTAGAGAGTGAGGGAAAACAGCTGGATATGTTGGTATATTTCGGGACCAATGACATTGGAAGTAAaaacaaagaggtcctgaaaatagaATTTGGAGAGCTTGGTGGAAAGCTCAGAAGCAGTACCTTCAGGTTTATAATttctggactgctgcctgtgcgACGTGCTGGTGAGGGTAGGAgcaggataatttggcagattaAAGCAtgcctgagaagctggtgcagggggcagggcttcaggtttttggatcattgggatcttttctggtggAGAAATGACCTgctcaaaagggatgggttgcacctggacCCGAGGGAGAACAATATTCTCACAGAGAGGTttgatagagctgttggggagggtttaaactaatttgttggGGGCGGGGGTGGTTAGGAACGAGTGAAGGGGTAGGATTGATGGTAAAAatgcaaagatagtgtgcagtcagactgtcagatgGGGCAGCCAGATACGAGGACAAAACTGCAGCCAgctgggtgagtatcagtgcattagggatgcagaatgaaAAAGGATAGGAAATACAGTACCCAAAGCgtcatatctcaatgcatggagtataaagaataaggtggatgatcttgttgcagagACAGAGCTGTCATTTAGGGCGGACAGATgtgaggacaaaattgcagccagcaggttgagtatcagtgcattagggatgcagaatgaaAAAGGTAGCAGGTATGGTacccaaagtgttatatctcaatgcatggagtgtgagaaataaggtggatgatcttgttgctcgattacagattgtcaggtatgatgttgtggccatcactgaatcatgactgaaggatggttgtagttgggagatgaatgtccaaggttacacattgtatcggtggtataggaaggtaggcagagggggtgatatGGGTCTCCTGgtaaatcaatagaaagatgtaacataggattggaagatgttgattccttgtgggttgagttaaggaaaTTCAGAAGTGAAAATGACACTGATGACAGTCACATACAggatcccaa
Coding sequences:
- the LOC140185300 gene encoding zinc-binding protein A33-like; its protein translation is MASKGQVESLTEEVICSICLDFFTDPVSLECGHNFCRSCITRCWERAERNSCPECREVFADRIFRVNRALANLAEKFRNLNLNLKGKESKVHCEEHEEELKLFCETDKTLICLICAVAEEHREHRFKPIKEAVKIYMDQLKSSLESLTKKKSDFQEKEQQQKEKISGVREQSQSVQTHITSQFAELRQIITEKEQSLLRDLREEEERILNRMEKNIREIQENIGLIQEEISKLKEQMDQKDSVIFLKEEAHRNRRINDDVPELSVTDEALPVEKFDHLYLLNTVLRETLDAINRVSVTLDVETANPWLEVSEDRKSVRLTRTRRNLPDTGKRFTFWACVLGSEGFTSGRHYWEVEVTGNRVWGLGVAAESVQRKGWIRVSPETGFWVIGRVDDVLHRDCDVIISPGPRLSAGPIPGRVGVYFSYQSGTVSFYNAGTKSHLHTFTGSKFTGKLYPLFWPRNVNQWLRICSGSAPGL